GGGAAAACAGGAAGCCAGGACGCGAAGCCCCATACTAAGGATGAGGTTAAGGTTGAGCCTGCCTGCCGGCGAGGCAGGGTTGAAATTAGCCTTTTTCTTTTGGCTTTTGGCTAATCACTCACTTCTCACCTCTCGCCTCTCACTTCTCATCTCTTGCCATTACCAAGGAGGGCTTATTAACGCTATCTGTTTTTGCAGAATTACAAATTCAGGAATGGTCAGAGCGGAAATTGGATTTTCATTAGGCAGGAAAATCAATTTTCAGTCCACTTCCAAAGCGTTGGAAAGGCATGGGTATCCTTCCCTGTTGCTTATTCTGGGGATGTAATCAAGATCTCGTTTTGCTGCAGAAATATCAAACCAGTGGTGTGTACACAACTCGTCGATCACAAACCGGGTTAAATAGGGCTCCTTTTTTAGGCGCAAAACCTGATGCGTCTTTTCCAGCACAATTGCTAAAAGTAACGCCAGACTCTTGGGAACCGTCTTTTGAATGGTTGGAAGGCCCGATGCCTGAATTACTGAGTTGATGAAATCCCAGATATAAACTGGTTCGCCGTTGGTAATAAAAAACGCCCTCCCGCCAAGAACCGGATTAATGCTTAATTTCTCAAATGCAAGGATTTGAGCGTCAATAAAATTGTCAATAAAGGTCGTGTCAATAAGATGATCTTTCCTCCCGGGTTTTCTCAACCTTCCGGATCTTGCACGCTGAATGATTTTTGGAACCAATTGTGTGTCTCCAGGCCCCCAGATCAGGTGGGGTCGCAGGGCAATGGTTTTTAGTGATTCAGAATTTGCGTTAATTACCAATTGTTCTGCCTGCGCCTTGGTTGAGGTATAATTCGAAACCGGCCTTGCCGGGTAACTCAATGATTCATTGCCGCCTTCAATGTCTGAACCATCAAAAACCACGCTTGCTGAGCTGGTATAAATTAGCTTCCGGACCTTGTGTTTTATACAGGCATTGATAACATGCTGGGTTCCCAAAACATTTACCCTGAAAAATTCCTCATAAGTCCCCCAGATGCCAACCTTAGCGCCCACATGAAAGACGGCCTCCATGCTCTGGCAGGCGTTTTCCACTTCCGTTGCACGGGTGAGATCGCCCTGAAAATCCCTGACACCCCATGTTTGATGCTCCGGGTAGATCCTCCGGGAAAAAGAAAAAACCTCATGCCCCAAATCAACCAGCCTGCACACCAGGGCCTTGCCAACAAATCCACCACCGCCGGTTACCAGGACTTTCATTTCAACTGATTTTGGGCCCAAACTGCTAGTTTCTCCCGGAATATTTTGGCATTGTGCCTTGGGTCAACAGGGAACTTCTTGTGAAATAAAAAAATGGATATTTGCCTCGTTTTCTCATTCCCCTTTGCAAGATACTGAAGCTCTCGTGTCAATCGTTCAGACTTTTTTACGCCTTTTTCCAACTCAATGCAAATAACGGGGGTTTTCCTGCCATTTATTTGAACACCGACCAAAGCGGAACGCGAAACTCCAGAATGGAAATTGAAAACCGCCTCACATGGAATAGTAAATAAGGTTTCGTTGCCGACCTCAACCCTTTGTGATTTTCTTCCATAATACCATACCTTTCCGTTGTCATCCAGTTTTCCAAGATCCCCTGTCCTGTGCCATAAGAGGGGTTGACCAGGGTCTATTATCTTTGAAAGTTTATCGGCAAGGTCATTTGCCAAATATCCCTGTGTAACATTTGGTCCATAAACAATGATTTCTCCGACAGACCCAACACCCAATTTTTCAGCATCTTCCATATTCTTAATTGGGCCATCTGTTATTTTAATGATCTTTAAACCGATGCCATTTAACGGCCTGCCCACACATATTCCTTTAAAATAATAGGGTGATTCTCCGTAAACAGAAAAAAGTTCCGAATCCACAATATCGGTAACGGACAATGCTTCTGTTGAACCAAACGGGGTATGAATAACGGAGTCAGGCAAAAGGAGGTTTTTAAAATTCCGCAACAGTGAAGGAGAGACTGGTGCGCCGGCAGTAAAGACTTTTTTAAGAGAAAGGAGTTTTAAGTTGTTCTCTTTGCCATGCGTTGCCAGTTTTTGAAGCACCATAGGAGAACAAAACATACTTGAACAACTGAACTGATTAATGTTTTGGAATAATTTTCGGGGGTTCAGCTTCCCGGGTTTGGTCATGTCCATATCGGCCATGACAACAGAAAGCCCATGGCAAATAACCAGCAGCCCGATAAGGGGGAAGGTGCAGAGGTCTGTGTCTTCAGGTCTGAAATGAAAATGATCTCTCATGAACCGGATTTGGGCTTCCAGCATATAGTTTTTGTAAACAACGCCCTTTGCCGGCCCGGTGCTGCCACTGGTAAAAAAAACGGCCACTTCATCGTTTGGGTCAGCCTTGAAAACCTCGCAGGTAATGCATTTTTTCTTTCGAAAGTCTTCAAGCCTGCCGGTTTTCCAAAACAACGTCCTCCCCGTAGAAACCTTAACAGCCACAGGTTTAAATAAAACGGAAAAGAAAACCCTGAGAAGATGCGCCCTGGGGGTTCCTACAAATGCCTTTGCCTGGGCTTTCTTCAGGGCATTTACCATGGCTTTGACCCCCATCCCTGGATCAATCATTACGGGAATAGCTCCTATTCGGAGAAGAGCGTAGGTAACTGCAAATAAATCCAGGCCCGGCTTTACCAAAACGATGGTTTTCATTCCCCGGATGATTCCGTTTTTCTGAAACCCGGCGGCATATTTTTCTGTCAGATGACAAAGCTCTCCAAAAGTGATTCTTTCCGGATAAAGCAAAGCCGGTTTGTTCGGATTAGACCTGGCATAATCAAACAAATAATCTGTAATGTTTTCAGGAGCCATGGAGTTCAGGCGTTTACATATAGTGAAAGTGAAACAGTAATGCCGGCACCGACGGTTACCAGGAGAATGTTCCTGGCATCCCTGAATTGACCGCTTTTTA
This genomic stretch from Bacteroides sp. harbors:
- a CDS encoding fatty acid CoA ligase family protein — translated: MAPENITDYLFDYARSNPNKPALLYPERITFGELCHLTEKYAAGFQKNGIIRGMKTIVLVKPGLDLFAVTYALLRIGAIPVMIDPGMGVKAMVNALKKAQAKAFVGTPRAHLLRVFFSVLFKPVAVKVSTGRTLFWKTGRLEDFRKKKCITCEVFKADPNDEVAVFFTSGSTGPAKGVVYKNYMLEAQIRFMRDHFHFRPEDTDLCTFPLIGLLVICHGLSVVMADMDMTKPGKLNPRKLFQNINQFSCSSMFCSPMVLQKLATHGKENNLKLLSLKKVFTAGAPVSPSLLRNFKNLLLPDSVIHTPFGSTEALSVTDIVDSELFSVYGESPYYFKGICVGRPLNGIGLKIIKITDGPIKNMEDAEKLGVGSVGEIIVYGPNVTQGYLANDLADKLSKIIDPGQPLLWHRTGDLGKLDDNGKVWYYGRKSQRVEVGNETLFTIPCEAVFNFHSGVSRSALVGVQINGRKTPVICIELEKGVKKSERLTRELQYLAKGNEKTRQISIFLFHKKFPVDPRHNAKIFREKLAVWAQNQLK
- a CDS encoding NAD-dependent epimerase/dehydratase family protein, whose product is MKVLVTGGGGFVGKALVCRLVDLGHEVFSFSRRIYPEHQTWGVRDFQGDLTRATEVENACQSMEAVFHVGAKVGIWGTYEEFFRVNVLGTQHVINACIKHKVRKLIYTSSASVVFDGSDIEGGNESLSYPARPVSNYTSTKAQAEQLVINANSESLKTIALRPHLIWGPGDTQLVPKIIQRARSGRLRKPGRKDHLIDTTFIDNFIDAQILAFEKLSINPVLGGRAFFITNGEPVYIWDFINSVIQASGLPTIQKTVPKSLALLLAIVLEKTHQVLRLKKEPYLTRFVIDELCTHHWFDISAAKRDLDYIPRISNREGYPCLSNALEVD